Proteins encoded in a region of the Capsicum annuum cultivar UCD-10X-F1 unplaced genomic scaffold, UCD10Xv1.1 ctg81289, whole genome shotgun sequence genome:
- the LOC124895319 gene encoding alpha-crystallin domain-containing protein 22.3-like — MKEWDHCTATFFARLQLEGSNKSSSPKLSSSRASQSSVLNSGEANSSSPLHPQPLNVAPISWYSSTPDINAGSVSVEAITLPSKRSNSQRHGGGQPAVVFFSACPAKEEWDNLINHANGGVTLTGSALYGKVGPFMGSVDIAESEDAYVFRVSLPGVARDEQVFRCDVGPNGRILIRGVRVTGESKVRRKNMVFKMQTQNLCPLGEFTVSFQLPGPIDHLNLSCNFGPDGIFEGIAKKKQQVL, encoded by the exons atgaaGGAGTGGGATCATTGTACTG CTACATTCTTTGCACGCCTTCAATTAGAAGGATCTAACAAGTCATCATCCCCCAAATTATCATCATCACG AGCATCTCAGTCTTCTGTGCTGAATTCTGGTGAAGCTAATAGTTCAAGTCCTCTGCATCCTCAACCGCTTAATGTGGCCCCCATCAGCTGGTATTCATCGACACCAGATATCAATGCTGGTTCAGTCTCAGTTGAAGCTATAACTTTGCCGTCCAAGCGTAGCAACTCTCAGCGGCATGGTGGGGGTCAGCCTGCAGTGGTTTTTTTTTCTGCTTGTCCAGCCAAAGAGGAGTGGGACAATCTTATAAATCATGCTAACGGCGGGGTTACCCTTACTGGATCGGCTTTGTATGGAAAGGTTGGGCCATTCATGGGTTCAGTtgatatagctgaatctgaagaTGCTTATGTCTTCCGTGTTTCACTTCCCGGTGTTGCTAGGGATGAAC AAGTCTTTCGCTGTGATGTTGGACCAAATGGGAGAATTCTCATAAGAGGGGTGCGCGTGACCGGAGAGAGTAAGGTTCGCAGGAAGAATATGGTCTTTAAGATGCAAACTCAGAACTTATGCCCACTGGGTGAATTTACTGTTTCATTCCAGCTACCAGGTCCAATTGATCATCTAAACTTGTCTTGTAATTTTGGACCTGACGGGATTTTTGAAGGCATTGCGAAGAAAAAACAGCAGGTCCTTTAA